In Elaeis guineensis isolate ETL-2024a chromosome 1, EG11, whole genome shotgun sequence, a genomic segment contains:
- the LOC105037431 gene encoding LOW QUALITY PROTEIN: subtilisin-like protease SBT3 (The sequence of the model RefSeq protein was modified relative to this genomic sequence to represent the inferred CDS: inserted 3 bases in 3 codons), with protein sequence MALPPPSHCVWMALTILTSHMMILASAEVATYIVHMDLSAMPKAFSGHHSWYASIVAAATATTSDSISRTSNLIYVYDHAIHGFSARLSPSQLEQLKKSHGYLSSYRDMPATVDTTHTPEFLHLSPDSGLWPASNFGKDVIIGVVDTGIWPESQSFNDDGMTAVPARWKGVCEQGTDFSSSACNRKLIGARFFNKGLLAANPNLTITVNSPRDTEGHGTHTSSTAGGNYVSNASFFGYAPGTARGMAPRARLAMYKALWDEGRATSDIIAAMDQAISDGVDVISLSLGFDLVPLYKDPIAIGAFAAMEKGIFVTTSAGNRGPSLRVLHNGTPWVITIGAATVDREFVGIIDLGDGSSIVGQSLYPGRSSPIKHPLPLVFMGSCGNETLLKNVRHNMVVCDAKVSLGFAVFQVQSAKVDAALFISQDIFRTWRPILIPRAIISPQDGXTILEYINKNXDPRAMIRFRETILGTKPAPVVAVYTSRGPSMSCPTVLKPDIVAPGSLILAAWAQNSSVGFDRSHELFSPFNIISGTSMACPHAAGIAAMIKGARPDWSPAAIRSALVTTTNQLDNTMTPIKDMGDANQPAXPLAMGSGHIEPNRALDPGLVYDASTDDYVRLLCAMNYTVEQIKTITRSYSSDCSNASLDLNYPSFIAFFDPNKTATRDKFVQEFRRTVTNVGDAAATYYSKVVAMKGFSITVMPDMLVFHEKYEKKSFTIIIEGQMGKKKDEVLHGSLSWVDDKGKYVVRSPIVATTITSARL encoded by the exons ATGGCACTTCCGCCACCCTCGCACTGTGTGTGGATGGCACTAACCATACTTACCTCACACATGATGATATTGGCATCAGCTGAAGTTGCCACCTATATCGTCCATATGGACTTATCAGCCATGCCTAAAGCCTTCTCAGGCCACCACAGCTGGTACGCCTCCATCGTCGCCGCTGCCACCGCCACTACTTCAGACTCGATATCTCGGACCTCCAACCTCATCTACGTCTATGACCATGCAATTCATGGATTCAGTGCTCGACTCTCGCCGTCGCAGCTCGAACAGCTCAAGAAATCACATGGCTACTTGTCGTCCTACCGCGACATGCCGGCGACGGTCGACACCACCCACACCCCAGAATTCCTCCACCTTAGTCCAGATTCCGGTCTATGGCCGGCCTCCAACTTCGGCAAGGACGTCATAATTGGGGTGGTCGACACCGGAATATGGCCGGAGAGCCAGAGCTTCAACGACGACGGCATGACCGCCGTGCCTGCAAGATGGAAGGGCGTCTGCGAGCAAGGCACCGATTTCAGCTCCTCGGCGTGCAACAGGAAGCTCATCGGAGCGCGGTTCTTCAACAAGGGGTTGCTCGCAGCCAACCCGAACCTCACCATCACGGTCAATTCCCCACGCGACACCGAAGGCCACGGCACCCACACGTCCTCCACCGCCGGCGGGAACTACGTCTCGAACGCGTCCTTCTTCGGGTACGCCCCCGGCACGGCCAGGGGAATGGCGCCGCGCGCGCGGCTGGCCATGTACAAGGCTCTCTGGGACGAAGGACGCGCCACGTCGGACATCATTGCGGCGATGGACCAAGCCATATCGGACGGCGTGGATGTCATCTCCCTCTCTTTGGGCTTCGACTTGGTCCCCCTCTACAAGGATCCCATCGCCATAGGCGCCTTCGCCGCCATGGAGAAGGGGATATTCGTCACGACCTCGGCGGGCAACAGAGGCCCGAGTTTACGGGTCCTGCACAATGGGACCCCATGGGTCATCACCATCGGTGCCGCAACTGTCGATAGAGAATTCGTTGGAATTATCGATCTCGGAGATGGTAGCTCCATCGTCGGGCAATCACTGTACCCTGGAAGGTCATCTCCCATCAAGCATCCATTGCCCTTGGTATTCATGGGGTCTTGTGGCAACgagaccttgctgaagaatgtgCGTCACAACATGGTGGTATGTGATGCCAAGGTTTCTCTTGGCTTTGCCGTCTTCCAAGTTCAGTCTGCCAAAGTGGATGCCGCCCTCTTCATATCACAAGACATCTTCAGGACTTGGAGACCCATTCTCATTCCCCGGGCTATCATTAGCCCCCAAGATG AGACCATCTTGGAGTACATAAATAAAA CAGACCCAAGAGCCATGATAAGGTTCCGGGAGACCATTCTGGGCACCAAGCCTGCCCCAGTGGTGGCTGTCTACACTTCCAGAGGGCCATCCATGAGCTGCCCAACTGTGCTGAAGCCGGACATCGTGGCTCCTGGATCCTTGATCCTAGCAGCTTGGGCGCAGAATTCATCGGTCGGGTTCGACAGGTCTCATGAATTGTTTAGCCCATTCAACATCATATCTGGAACATCTATGGCTTGTCCTCATGCAGCAGGCATAGCTGCAATGATCAAGGGTGCAAGGCCGGATTGGAGCCCGGCGGCCATTCGATCCGCATTGGTGACCACCACAAACCAATTGGACAACACCATGACACCAATTAAAGACATGGGGGATGCTAATCAGCCGG AGCCGCTCGCTATGGGGTCCGGTCACATTGAGCCCAACAGGGCACTTGATCCTGGTCTTGTCTATGATGCTAGCACCGATGACTATGTGAGACTCTTATGTGCCATGAATTATACCGTCGAGCAGATAAAGACGATCACTAGGAGTTATTCGTCCGATTGCTCGAATGCATCTTTAGATCTCAATTATCCATCATTCATTGCATTCTTCGACCCTAACAAGACTGCTACTAGAGATAAGTTTGTTCAAGAGTTCCGAAGAACGGTGACAAATGTTGGAGATGCAGCGGCGACCTATTACTCCAAGGTGGTCGCTATGAAGGGGTTCTCAATCACTGTCATGCCAGATATGTTGGTTTTTCACGAAAAATATGAGAAGAAAAGTTTCACTATCATTATTGAGGGCCagatggggaagaagaaggatgagGTTCTTCATGGTTCATTAAGTTGGGTCGATGATAAAGGGAAGTATGTGGTGAGGAGTCCTATAGTGGCAACTACCATCACCTCAGCCCGGTTGTAG